A stretch of the Orcinus orca chromosome 1, mOrcOrc1.1, whole genome shotgun sequence genome encodes the following:
- the RHOC gene encoding rho-related GTP-binding protein RhoC yields MAAIRKKLVIVGDGACGKTCLLIVFSKDQFPEVYVPTVFENYIADIEVDGKQVELALWDTAGQEDYDRLRPLSYPDTDVILMCFSIDSPDSLENIPEKWTPEVKHFCPNVPIILVGNKKDLRQDEHTRRELAKMKQEPVRSEEGRDMANRISAFGYLECSAKTKEGVREVFEMATRAGLQVRKNKRRRGCPIL; encoded by the exons ATGGCTGCCATTCGAAAGAAGCTGGTGATCGTGGGGGATGGGGCCTGTGGGAAGACCTGCCTCCTCATCGTCTTCAGCAAGGATCAGTTCCCAGAAGTCTATGTCCCTACTGTCTTTGAGAACTACATCGCCGACATAGAGGTGGACGGCAAGCAG GTGGAGCTGGCTCTGTGGGACACAGCAGGGCAGGAAGACTATGATCGCCTGCGGCCTCTCTCCTACCCGGACACTGACGTCATCCTCATGTGCTTCTCCATCGACAGCCCCGACAGCCTGG AAAACATTCCTGAGAAGTGGACCCCAGAGGTTAAGCACTTCTGCCCCAACGTGCCCATCATCCTAGTGGGGAATAAGAAGGACCTGAGGCAAGATGAACATACCCGGAGAGAGCTGGCCAAGATGAAGCAG GAGCCTGTTCGATCTGAGGAAGGCCGGGACATGGCGAACCGGATCAGTGCCTTTGGCTACCTTGAGTGCTCAGCGAAGACCAAGGAGGGGGTGCGGGAGGTGTTTGAGATGGCCACTCGGGCTGGCCTCCAGGTCCGCAAGAACAAGCGCCGGAGGGGCTGCCCCATTCTCTGA